The following proteins are co-located in the Desulfoscipio sp. XC116 genome:
- the disA gene encoding DNA integrity scanning diadenylate cyclase DisA, translating into MEDKLLKVLRMVAPGTPLREGMENILRAKTGGLLVIGDGPEIMELAEGGFAINAVFTPANLYELAKMDGAIIISEDVKKIIAANTQLIPNLSIPSSETGIRHRTAERVAKQTGALVISISQRRSVITIYKGNIKYVLRESGVVITKANQAIQTLEKYRHVLNRVVANLSILEFEEAVTLFDVAKAIQRTEMVLRVVKEIKRYIGELGTEGRLITMQLEELVANVEDEGRLIIQDYATLSGEKPPESVLFMISSWPAEDLLDLSLIARALGHPGSASILDQSVAPRGYRILEKIPRLPLQVVENLVREFGSLRKILGATIEELDAVEGIGEVRARSIKEGLQRYRDQLTQERFV; encoded by the coding sequence TTGGAAGATAAATTGCTCAAGGTGTTGCGGATGGTTGCGCCGGGTACGCCGCTGCGGGAAGGTATGGAAAATATTTTAAGGGCTAAGACCGGAGGTCTGCTAGTCATTGGTGATGGTCCCGAAATTATGGAGCTGGCCGAAGGCGGGTTTGCTATCAATGCTGTTTTTACTCCAGCCAATCTTTACGAATTGGCTAAAATGGACGGGGCCATAATTATTAGTGAAGATGTTAAAAAAATTATAGCGGCTAACACCCAATTGATCCCCAATTTAAGTATCCCCTCCAGTGAGACGGGTATCAGGCACCGGACGGCGGAACGTGTGGCTAAGCAAACAGGTGCATTGGTTATCTCCATATCCCAGCGGCGGAGTGTTATTACTATTTATAAGGGTAATATAAAATATGTACTGAGAGAATCGGGAGTTGTTATTACTAAAGCAAATCAGGCCATACAAACTTTGGAGAAGTATCGTCATGTGTTAAACAGGGTTGTGGCTAATTTAAGTATACTGGAATTTGAGGAAGCCGTCACGCTATTTGATGTGGCCAAGGCTATTCAAAGGACGGAAATGGTTTTGCGGGTAGTTAAAGAGATTAAACGATATATAGGCGAGCTGGGAACCGAAGGACGTTTAATTACTATGCAGCTTGAAGAGCTGGTGGCCAATGTGGAGGATGAAGGGCGTTTAATTATTCAAGATTACGCCACCCTAAGCGGCGAAAAACCGCCGGAAAGTGTCTTGTTTATGATCAGCAGCTGGCCGGCTGAAGACTTATTGGATCTTTCGCTTATAGCGCGTGCCCTGGGGCACCCGGGCAGTGCCAGCATACTGGATCAGAGTGTGGCGCCGCGCGGTTATCGTATTTTAGAAAAAATCCCCCGGCTGCCCCTGCAAGTGGTGGAAAATCTGGTGCGTGAATTTGGCTCACTGCGGAAGATACTTGGGGCCACAATTGAAGAATTGGATGCCGTTGAGGGAATTGGTGAGGTGAGGGCACGTTCCATTAAGGAAGGGCTGCAGAGGTATCGCGATCAGCTTACCCAGGAACGATTCGTTTAA
- a CDS encoding DUF1573 domain-containing protein: MLKNIMYDEFQHTVSEILLCNQSILDLLAKSQETNAKMNRNIIKSVTSCGCLKINAAKKQIPPETSLEELKRLLESHLEGKLCDSCREIIELEMGRTLFYLAALCNLLDLNMYDILIKEQKKIRALGLYNLA; this comes from the coding sequence TTGCTCAAAAATATAATGTACGACGAATTTCAACATACGGTTTCTGAAATATTGCTCTGCAACCAAAGTATCCTGGACCTACTGGCTAAATCTCAAGAAACCAACGCCAAAATGAATCGAAACATTATTAAATCCGTGACAAGCTGCGGATGTTTGAAAATAAACGCAGCCAAAAAGCAAATCCCACCCGAAACCTCGCTGGAGGAATTAAAAAGACTGCTGGAATCGCACCTGGAAGGCAAACTATGTGACAGCTGCCGGGAAATCATAGAATTGGAAATGGGGCGTACCCTCTTTTATCTGGCCGCTCTTTGCAATTTGCTTGATTTAAACATGTATGATATTTTAATTAAGGAGCAAAAAAAGATAAGGGCACTGGGGCTATACAACTTGGCCTGA
- a CDS encoding CarD family transcriptional regulator, which translates to MFKIGDKVVYPMHGAGIIEAIEEKEVLGETRQYYILRLPVGDMKVMIPISNCKEVGLRQVIDDDGVQRVFRILREQSTSMSDNWNRRYRANLEKIKSGNIYEVAEVVRNLVKRDKEKGLSSGERKMLENARQILISELVLATELGEDKTKSMIEGVFA; encoded by the coding sequence TTGTTTAAAATTGGAGATAAAGTTGTTTATCCCATGCACGGTGCCGGGATCATTGAAGCCATCGAGGAAAAGGAAGTTCTCGGGGAAACCAGACAGTACTATATCCTCAGGTTACCGGTTGGTGATATGAAGGTAATGATACCGATTTCCAACTGTAAAGAGGTGGGGTTGCGTCAGGTAATTGATGATGACGGGGTGCAGCGGGTTTTTCGTATTTTACGTGAACAATCCACTAGCATGTCGGACAACTGGAACAGGCGTTATCGGGCCAACCTGGAAAAAATAAAAAGCGGTAACATCTATGAAGTTGCGGAAGTCGTAAGAAATTTGGTAAAGAGGGATAAAGAAAAGGGTCTTTCCTCGGGTGAACGAAAAATGCTGGAGAACGCCCGGCAAATACTAATAAGTGAGCTGGTGCTGGCTACCGAGTTGGGTGAGGATAAGACAAAATCTATGATTGAGGGAGTCTTTGCATAA
- a CDS encoding PIN/TRAM domain-containing protein: MVRKLIFVLMVVLFAAGGSYLGWYISDLALWPLTDTMKFGIIGLGALIGLVLGILLTPWLIRFSLWLTALLEQMLSKTPVQDLVMGSVGLIVGLIIANLLGSVFAFMGFPGKIIWIAVTLLLGYLGMTISVKKREEIMSFFSNIPRLGGSKEKVASEVKQTGIQKILDTSVIIDGRIADLSASGFVEGTLVVPGFVLEELRHIADSSDLLKRNRGRRGLDILNNLRKDAAVKVVINDNTKGIDDSLEVDTKLVKLAQKLGAKIVTNDFNLNKVAELHGVKVLNINELANAVKPVVLPGEEMVVQVVKEGKESGQGIAYLDDGTMIVVDGGKRHMQQTITVLVTSVLQTAAGRMIFAKPRSDRRGDARSDTHNYGEVKVLG, translated from the coding sequence ATGGTTAGGAAGTTGATATTTGTGCTTATGGTGGTATTGTTTGCTGCCGGCGGTAGTTATTTGGGGTGGTATATATCGGATTTAGCCTTATGGCCTCTTACCGATACTATGAAGTTTGGTATTATCGGTTTAGGTGCGCTGATTGGTTTGGTGCTGGGTATTTTATTAACGCCTTGGCTGATTCGATTTTCCCTGTGGCTGACGGCACTATTGGAGCAAATGCTCAGTAAAACACCGGTGCAAGATCTGGTCATGGGATCAGTTGGCCTCATCGTCGGACTTATTATAGCTAATTTATTAGGTTCTGTTTTTGCATTTATGGGTTTTCCGGGTAAAATAATTTGGATTGCGGTGACTTTATTGCTTGGCTACCTGGGGATGACGATAAGTGTTAAAAAGCGTGAAGAAATAATGAGCTTTTTCAGCAACATACCCCGTCTGGGCGGAAGTAAAGAAAAAGTTGCTTCGGAAGTCAAACAAACCGGTATCCAAAAGATTCTTGACACCAGTGTAATTATTGACGGCAGGATTGCCGATTTGTCAGCCAGCGGTTTTGTTGAGGGGACTCTGGTAGTACCGGGTTTTGTATTAGAGGAGTTGCGGCATATAGCGGATTCGTCGGATTTGCTGAAGCGTAACCGGGGGCGCCGGGGGCTGGATATTTTAAATAATTTACGCAAGGACGCGGCAGTTAAAGTGGTTATTAATGATAACACCAAAGGTATTGACGACTCTCTGGAAGTGGATACTAAACTGGTTAAGTTGGCTCAGAAACTGGGGGCCAAGATAGTGACCAATGATTTTAATTTAAATAAAGTGGCTGAACTGCATGGCGTAAAAGTGTTAAATATAAATGAATTGGCCAACGCTGTTAAACCTGTTGTGCTGCCGGGTGAGGAAATGGTGGTACAGGTAGTCAAAGAAGGTAAGGAGTCCGGACAGGGCATAGCCTATCTGGATGACGGTACTATGATTGTAGTGGACGGCGGTAAACGGCATATGCAACAAACAATAACCGTGCTGGTGACCAGTGTACTGCAAACAGCGGCCGGTCGCATGATATTTGCCAAGCCTCGATCGGACCGGCGAGGCGACGCCCGGTCGGATACTCATAATTACGGAGAGGTGAAGGTGCTTGGGTAG
- the ispD gene encoding 2-C-methyl-D-erythritol 4-phosphate cytidylyltransferase: MGSVYALVAAAGRSTRMGGGVNKQLLGLAGRPVVVYALRALQAVPVDGIILVVTPGEESSFKSVLEKYMPGADIKIIPGGVSRGDSVRRGLMALPTGVELVVVHDGARPLVKPEKIRETIHQARQWGAATLAAPAKDTIKVAGEQDLVRETLPRDKLWQVQTPQVFNCRLLLEAHRAAIRDGFAGTDDASLVERLGHPVKLVRGDYANIKITTPEDIALAETLMPKQ; the protein is encoded by the coding sequence TTGGGTAGCGTTTATGCACTGGTAGCCGCAGCCGGCCGGAGTACTCGCATGGGTGGTGGGGTGAATAAGCAATTGCTCGGCTTGGCGGGGCGGCCGGTGGTTGTTTACGCGCTGCGGGCTTTGCAGGCGGTACCGGTGGATGGCATTATTCTCGTGGTGACGCCGGGTGAGGAAAGTAGTTTTAAGTCAGTGCTGGAAAAATATATGCCAGGCGCCGATATAAAAATTATTCCGGGTGGAGTGAGTCGTGGAGATTCCGTTAGGCGTGGTTTGATGGCTTTGCCCACCGGTGTTGAACTGGTAGTGGTGCATGATGGTGCGCGCCCATTGGTTAAGCCTGAAAAAATTCGGGAAACGATTCACCAGGCTCGGCAGTGGGGCGCCGCCACTCTGGCGGCGCCTGCCAAGGATACCATTAAAGTAGCGGGCGAACAAGATCTGGTGCGTGAAACCCTGCCGCGGGACAAGCTGTGGCAGGTGCAAACGCCCCAGGTGTTTAATTGCCGACTGCTCTTGGAAGCACATCGGGCAGCCATCCGGGATGGTTTTGCAGGGACCGATGATGCTTCTCTGGTGGAGCGGCTGGGGCATCCCGTCAAACTGGTGCGGGGAGATTACGCCAATATCAAGATAACTACTCCGGAAGATATAGCCCTGGCCGAAACGTTAATGCCTAAGCAATAA